A genome region from Carcharodon carcharias isolate sCarCar2 chromosome 17, sCarCar2.pri, whole genome shotgun sequence includes the following:
- the LOC121290029 gene encoding regulator of G-protein signaling 10-like, whose translation MFVSKAVSRLSRKRPPSEIHDNDVRASGSQQNATGTSKWAISLENLLEDPEGVKHFRDFLRREFSEENVLFWLACEEFKNIQDKQLLHGKAQQIYKTFLSSKAATQVNVEGQSRISESMLAQPHPFMFQKLQEQIFTLMKYDSYNRFLKSDLCQQVKRLEESGKNSPDNDETVPKRASRIYNR comes from the exons AAATACATGATAATGATGTACGTGCAAGTGGTAGCCAACAGAATGCAACAGGAACCTCAAAGTGGGCCATTTCATTAGAAAATCTCCTAGAAGACCCAGAAGGAGTAAAACATTTTAGG GATTTCCTCAGGCGTGAATTTAGTGAGGAAAATGTTTTATTCTGGTTGGCATGTGAGGAGTTCAAGAATATTCAAGACAAACAGCTG CTTCATGGTAAGGCACAGCAGATCTACAAAACCTTTCTGAGCAGTAAGGCTGCAACACAAGTAAATGTGGAGGGACAGTCTCGTATCAGTGAGAGCATGCTGGCACAACCACACCCGTTCATGTTTCAGAAACTGCAAGAACAG ATATTTACTCTTATGAAATATGACAGTTACAATCGTTTTCTGAAATCTGATTTATGCCAACAAGTCAAGCGACTGGAAGAAAGTGGAAAGAATTCCCCAGACAATGATGAAACTGTCCCGAAAAGGGCATCCAGGATTTATAATCGATAA